The genome window TCAAGCTGCGCACGAATCTCTTCAGGATCAGACTCGGTGGTGTCTTTACCGGGTAAAATCAGCGATGTCGACATCAATGGCTCGCCTAAGGCTTCAAGTAACTCTAACGCAACGATATTATCTGGTACACGAATACCAATGGTTTTACGCTTCGCGTTCATCAGACGACGAGGCACTTCTTTCGTACCTTTGAAAATAAAGGTATAAGGCCCCGGTGTATTGTTTTTCAATAAACGAAAGGCACTATTATCGACGCGTGCGTACAACGACAGCTCAGACAAATCACGACATAACAAAGTAAAGTTGTGTTTATCATCGAGACGACGAATCTGACAAATACGCTCCAACGCGTTCTTGTTTTCTAACTGGCACCCTAGTGCATAGCCTGAATCGGTCGGATAGACGACCACTCCACCATTACGAATAATCGCGACCGCTTGGTTCATCAAGCGTGTCTGTGGCGTTTCAGGGTGAACATAAAAATACTGGCTCATGGCGCTTCCTTAATCATCCTGTTCTGACAATGTGGGGAAACACGATGCTTCCCACGTTTCCCAAATGGGCGTTACTCCCTTCGGCAGCCATAAATTGCGTCCTAAATCCATCCACGGGGACGGGTAATGAAAGTCGCTGCCTTGAGAAGCTAATAGATTGTATTGTATCGCATAATCGCCAAGTATGCGCTTTTCTTGTGGCGCTTGTTGCGGCTGAGCCACTTCCATGGCATCGCCACCCGCGGCAGAAAAGGTTTCCAACATGCGTTTCACCCACTTGGTGGTCAATTGATATCGCGCCGGATGCGCCAATACCGCTTGCCCTCCTGCAGCGTGGATCGCTTCAATCGCATCAGACATCGTACACCAATTGGGTGGAACATAACCGGGATTATTGCGTGTCATATAGTTCTTAAAGACTTTCTGCATACTCTTGGCATATCCCTGATCAACCAACCATTTGGCAAAATGCGCGCGAGTGATTTCGGCCTCCCCCGCTAACGCTTGCACCTCTTCAAGAATACCTGGGCGAGTCACCTTCTCTAGGCGCTCTCCAATCAAAGCGGCTCGCGCTCGGCGGCGCTGCTTCTGCTCAGCAATTAACTGAGCTAACTGTGGGTTGGCCGGATCAATATTTAAGCCCACGATGTGAATGTCTTTGTTTTGCCATACTGTGGAGATTTCAATCCCTGGGATCAAGGTCATCGAATACCCTTGTTGCTCGATATACGCTTGAGCGGGCTGTAAGGAATCCACAGAGTCATGATCTGTGATGGCCAATACGTCAATGTCAAACTCATGAGCGCGTTCGATCAAAGCATCGTAGGTAAAGCGACCATCCGATGCCGTCGTATGGCTATGTAGATCTATTTTCATGATTATCTCATTTTTTGCCGATTTGGTGCTTGACAAT of Vibrio zhugei contains these proteins:
- a CDS encoding L-threonylcarbamoyladenylate synthase, whose amino-acid sequence is MSQYFYVHPETPQTRLMNQAVAIIRNGGVVVYPTDSGYALGCQLENKNALERICQIRRLDDKHNFTLLCRDLSELSLYARVDNSAFRLLKNNTPGPYTFIFKGTKEVPRRLMNAKRKTIGIRVPDNIVALELLEALGEPLMSTSLILPGKDTTESDPEEIRAQLEHAVDVILDGGIVGEQPTTVINFSDDSIVIERHGSGDTSPFE
- the rnm gene encoding RNase RNM, which produces MKIDLHSHTTASDGRFTYDALIERAHEFDIDVLAITDHDSVDSLQPAQAYIEQQGYSMTLIPGIEISTVWQNKDIHIVGLNIDPANPQLAQLIAEQKQRRRARAALIGERLEKVTRPGILEEVQALAGEAEITRAHFAKWLVDQGYAKSMQKVFKNYMTRNNPGYVPPNWCTMSDAIEAIHAAGGQAVLAHPARYQLTTKWVKRMLETFSAAGGDAMEVAQPQQAPQEKRILGDYAIQYNLLASQGSDFHYPSPWMDLGRNLWLPKGVTPIWETWEASCFPTLSEQDD